TAAGTTTTTGAAGCAGCGGTGTAACAAAGAGAAGTGCAAAGTACCCATAAACTACAGTTGGTATGGCGGCAAGTATCTCAAGTGCAGGTTTTACGAATGTCCTTATCCTGTCGGATGCATATTCACTCAGGAACACAGCACTAATCAGACCGATGGGCAGTGCAACAACAATCGCGATTCCGGTTGTAAGAAATGTCCCTGCAAATAACGGCAGTACCCCGAAGTGTTTTTCCTCAAAGAGGGGGGTCCATTGAGTATCAGTTAGAAATGAGATTATTGACACCTCTTTGAAAAACTCATACGTCTCAAAAATCAGGACACTGATTATGCCTATGGTAACAAACACAGAAAATATGGCGCTAAGGAAAAGCAGGCTTTCAATGCCTCTTTCTTTTATCTTCTGTGTTTGCTTATGAATCAACCCCATCCCCACCCTGGCCCTCCCCTTGAAGGGGAGGGAATTACTTGTCTCTTGCTCCAAACTTCTTGCCGCAACTCACCCCCACCCTATCCCTCCCCCCTCAAGGGGGAGGGGAATAAAAGCATAATCCTCCATCCCGTCAAGGATGAGGGGAATAGACGTTTGCCTCCCTCTCCCCCGGTGGGAGAGGGTCCGGGTGAGGGGGATTTTCTTCCGCAATCTTATTTCTAACTTCTTGCTTCTTACCTCTAACTTCTGCTCATTGCTTACTCCTTTTTAAGCAGCTCCTCAATCCTAACCCCTACCTGTGACCCATGCCCGCCGAATACAGAGCCGCCGACACGATTTTTGAATCTTTTCAGTACAAGCTCATAAGCCTTATCCGGAAGCGGGATATATCCGACCTCTCTTGAAAGTGTCTTCCCATTCTTCATATAGAACTCGATAAATCTCTGGATCTCCGGTTTTCCGGAGGACTTCCAGTTTACGTAAATAAACAGCGGTCTTGAGAGCGGCTGATAGGTACCTTTTTCAACGTTTGCAGATGTAGGATAAACAGGGCCTTTCCCGTTTGAATCATTCCCGTCATCTATCGGGACAAGTTTTAGTTGGTTCTTATTTTCTTCATAGTATGCAACCCCAAAGAAACCGAGTGCATAAGTATCTGTTGAGATACCCTGAACAAGTACATTATCATCTTCACTGGAAGTAAAGTCACCGCGGCTTGAGTGTTCTTTGCCTACAATAGCGTCAGTAAAGTAATCGTAGGTACCTGAATCAACGCCTGCACCGAAGAGGTGGATCTCCTTGTCAGGCCAGTTGGGACGTATCTGATTCCATTTTTTAATCTTGCCCTGTGCAGCAGGTTCCCAAATCTTTTTTAATTCACTTACAGTAAACGAATTTGCCCATGTATTTTTTGGATTGACAACAACAGCCAGTCCGTCATAGGCAACAGGAAGCTCGATGTATTCTATCCCTTTCTTCTTACAAAGTTCAACCTCAGATGGTTTAATTGGTCTTGAT
This sequence is a window from Nitrospirota bacterium. Protein-coding genes within it:
- a CDS encoding PstS family phosphate ABC transporter substrate-binding protein, with the translated sequence LLITAFLGFAITAKVHAANVIKADGSSTVYPITEAVAEEYQKAERGKTNVTVGISGTGGGFKKFCSGETDISNASRPIKPSEVELCKKKGIEYIELPVAYDGLAVVVNPKNTWANSFTVSELKKIWEPAAQGKIKKWNQIRPNWPDKEIHLFGAGVDSGTYDYFTDAIVGKEHSSRGDFTSSEDDNVLVQGISTDTYALGFFGVAYYEENKNQLKLVPIDDGNDSNGKGPVYPTSANVEKGTYQPLSRPLFIYVNWKSSGKPEIQRFIEFYMKNGKTLSREVGYIPLPDKAYELVLKRFKNRVGGSVFGGHGSQVGVRIEELLKKE